The genomic interval TAGCAAACCATcgctatatataaaaaagagagTATGGGTgactttctttttatttgccTATGATGTTTTGATGATCTGATTTATACTAGCAATAACCTCTAATGCTAGGCAATTCAAGAATGCAATGATAAAGGATATGAATGATTGACTTGGCCCtgatgaaatattttcttggaatCCAAATTTGACATGCAAATGAGTAACaagattatttataataaggttAGAGTGGtgcctattgaagataaaatgcaCGAGATGCAATTTAGATGATTTGGACATGTGAGGAAAAAACCAGTAGACACACCTATGAGACAAGTGGATGAAATGGTTGTGGAAAATCTTTAGACACGACATTGAACATAATCGTCTTACAGAAAATACGACCATGAATAGAGatgatttgatagattgaatTAAATGTAATCAAtctccacctagtgggattaagacttgtgatGATGATCCAAGTTCGGTTGGCTCAAGGAGAAACTTATATTTTGTAGGAAAATTGCACTTAAGATTTTTTACTAATAGAGTTTAGACGTCAAGTTGCAAAAGCCACTTTTAACACTTAAATTAAGAATTGCAACAATAAGATAGATGtctaaatatattaattgtgtttttctttattttgttgttttctgCATGCCATTGTCATTTGCTCATCATTTCTCACTAACATTATTTAagatagcatttgttaaaatgagtaagataaggttACATTAAGATAACTTATCTGTAAGGTCTAAGATAACTTATCTGAAGGGGggggagagataaatttatttggaaagTTTATGATAAGAAGTTACATGcttctttcaagataaatttaacaaatacaatggaAAACACTTTTGTCTAGGATACTTTCTATATCTCACTTTTTCCGGTCtatattttggttaacaaacactacctaaataaataaggttacacttttaatttttattttattattattattattattattatttttttttgggggggggggggggaggggggtgagTAGATGGCTTTCATTTTATGTTTGCATTTTTCATGACAAAAAAAGTTATCAAACAATGTGTTTAGGTTCTGTTTGTTGAAAAACTAATagcaaaaacaaagagaagGAATAAAACTTTATCAAGTGAGCCCTAAACTTTTCAATAAGATGTGAATTGTgtgaattttttctttctttttttctttctttcctatATTTAATTAAGTGATGTGGGAGTTGAAATGTTTATGCTGCATCCAAAcacattataatttatttattgtttctaacaaatattatttgtataaataaggttatgtttttcattttcttttttggtggGTCCAGTTTTCATCTTTTGTTCACATTTGTTATGACAAAATCAGTTATCAAACAATGTGTCTAGGTTTTGTTTgtgaaaaaactaaaaacaaaaacagagagaaagggAATAAAATGTTATCAAGCAAGCCCTAAACATTTCTGTAACATGTGAGTTGTGtgaacttttctttctttcttttctatatTTAGTTTAGtgatttggaatttgaaaagtTTACACTGCATATCAATTAGCCATGGGCAAGCATTTTCGAATTTTTATAGATCAAGATTTCTGAAGGGTTTAATGTTCAATGCAGGTGGTTCTGGGGTTTGTATGATGAGTAACACATGGAAAGATGATCAGCACCCATCTTTCATTAACTTCATATCCTCCTTCCTGCGTGCAAATTCTTTCCGTCTTAACTGTGTGCCAGTTGCTCCTGTAATGGCCTTCTTGGTGCTCATCTTTAGCAATAGATTCACTGCGTAATTGACTGTAAAGTTTTTTATTTGCAGGACTTTATTTTTAACTGTGGAGGTGTGTCAGTGGCTTTTATGTTTGTAACTAACTGGAACTGTAATGACACTTCAATTATCTTTGCCAGGTAAACTTACTttgtttatgtgttttttttccCTCTTGATCCTCTTTTCTTTGTACTATGGTAATTGCGGTCTGTTAAATACAGAGTTCAGAAACTGAAGGGGCAGTTTGCAAACCTTTATGTTGTTGTTACCCTCCCAACAAAGGAGCAGAATGATTCCTTCATTCGCTCTTTTTTCAAGTGAGTTTTTCTGTATGAACTGCTCAAACTCAGTTTTTCTTTAACAAGGTTCCATCGATTTTGAGGAACTTGGTTTCTATCTTGCTTTGGCAAAGATATGGAATGGAGCTTGGAAGGCCAATATTTGTGCTAGTTCAAGATTTAGAGATGGGTTTTGAGAAAATTGTCAAGATTGGGCATGCTCGTGGGGGTAATAGCCTCTTATCTAAATGTTCCTCCAAAAAGTCATTTATAGTGATTCTTTAATTATCACCGCCAATATTGCAGTATGCAAGAGGCAGAATGCCATATCTAA from Diospyros lotus cultivar Yz01 chromosome 8, ASM1463336v1, whole genome shotgun sequence carries:
- the LOC127808196 gene encoding protein PARTING DANCERS encodes the protein MLYGDNLPPNHQTTLTNDLNENVIKEGGSGVCMMSNTWKDDQHPSFINFISSFLRANSFRLNCVPVAPDFIFNCGGVSVAFMFVTNWNCNDTSIIFARVQKLKGQFANLYVVVTLPTKEQNDSFIRSFFKYGMELGRPIFVLVQDLEMGFEKIVKIGHARGVCKRQNAISKLKAEREGSVQGMDVFLRVVSSIPGIDNHDANSLNQAIGSIEAIAKASREFILESTDLSADKADIITRFFRDPKFYLSSKIM